In the genome of Lentimicrobium sp. L6, the window CACAATATGCCAAACAGGTAATGGTGGTGACTGATGACTTGGTAGACTATCCTTGCTATCCGCTTTCTATTAAGCAGATTTATGTTGATTTTGTAGTGAAAGTTGATTCTATTGGCGACTCCTCTAAAATTGCCTCCGGAACGACTCGCATCACGAAATCTCCAATGGATTTGAGAATTGCCAAATTAGGTGCCGATGTGATTGAGCATTCTGGTTTCTTCAACGAAGGCTTCTCTTTCCAAGTGGGTGCTGGTGGTGCTTCTTTGGCCGTGGCTAAGTTTATCCGTGAAAAAATGAAGCGCAAAAACCTCAAAGGTAGTTTCCTTTTGGGTGGTGTGACTTCCTATGGAGTAGATATGCTCAACGAAGGATTATTCAAGACCATTTTCGATGTGCAATCTTTTGATGCAGCAGTGAGTACCTCCCTTTATAATAACAAAAATCATATTGAAATTTCTGCTGGATACTATGCCAGCCCTTTCAACTGCGGTTGTGTAACCAATAAATTAGATATTGTGGTTTTAGGGGCTTTAGAGATTGATTTAGACTTTAATGTAAATGTGATTACGGGAGCCAATGGTGAAGTGAGAGGCGCTTCTGGAGGACATAGCGACACCGCTTCTGGAGCCCAATTAACCGTAGTGGTTTGTCCTTCGTTTAGAGGAAGAATTTCCACCATCAATAAGCGGGTACAAACCGTAGTTACTCCTGGAGAAACAGTAGATGTTTTGGTGACAGAGCGTGGAATTTGTGTGAATCCTATGAAACCAGAATTGGAAGAAAATCTCAAAAAAGCAGGACTCAATATCAAGAAAATTGAAGACCTTCAGCAAGAGGTTGAAAAGATAGTGGGAAAAGCCAAAGAGGTGAAATATTCCGATAAAATAGTTGGTTTAGTGGAATACAGAGACGGAACTATCGTTGATGTGATTCGACAAGTAATCGAAGACTAAAAACTTGCTTTTAGCTGTTTGCTGTTAGCAATTAGCCAACAGCAAACAGCAAATAGCCAATACATGAGTAAAGAACTCCATAAAATACTTCAAGCTCGGGAGGACAGAGCCCATAAGCGTAATGCCATTGCGGCCACCGCAAATGCTTCTGTGAGCCTGAGCTTGAATATTCCTTCTTATCCAAAACACAATGCGCTTTGCCGCCAAGTGTTTCCATGGATAGTGGACGAATTGAAAATCCATCTTTTGGCCCATCGGGTGGAATTGGGAACAGAAGAAATGATTATAGATGAGGCTGGATTACTCTATTTGGTGGCTATAGAGGAGTCTGATGATTTAAAATTGCTCAAAAATATCACCGAAAGCTTCGAAAGCAATCACTCTGTTTCTAGAATACTAGATGTGGATGTGTATGACGAGCAGGCCAAGCCAGTGAGTTCTGGAAAGAAAAAGCCTTGTATCATTTGCAAAGACAGTTCTGCCGTAGAATGTATGCGCGAAGGCAGGCATGACTACGAAGAATTGAGAGCAAAAATGTTTAGCATGTTGGAGGACTATAAAGACCAACACAGCGCCCTAGAAATCTCCGAGAAATTGAGTGAGTTATGTAGCCGCGCCCTTCTCTACGAAGTGAGCTTGTCGCCTAAGCCCGGCCTCGTGGACTATTATAACTCTGGTGCGCATAAAGACATGAACTATTATAGTTTTCTTAATTCTACAGCAGCATTGGCACCGCTTTGGAAGGATTTTGCTTTAGCCGCTTGGAAAGAAGATGTGGACTTATCTACTGCTTTGAGTCAGATTAGAGTTTTGGGGTTAAAGGCAGAACAAAGAATGTTTGCTGCTACCCGAAATGTAAATACCCAAAAAGGCTTAATATTTCTGCTAGGAATTGCTGTATTTAGCATTTCCTATTTGACTAAAATGGCTCAAGAACTCAGTGAGCAAAACATCAGAAATTGCATTAGAAGCATTTGTCAAGATATGGTGAATACCGAATTGACGGCCTCCTCAAAAAAACAAGTTTCTCATGGTGAAAAAACCTTCCAAAAATACGGAATAAAAGGTGCAGGAGCCAGATATGAAGCTCAAGAAGGATTTCCTGTGGTTTTTGAAACCGCACTTCCCTTCTTAGAATCACATAGGGAGAAATTGGATTTTCAGAACAAAGAAACCATGGGAGAGCTCTTATCTCAAACGCTTTTAAATATCATGGCTAATACCAATGATTCCAATGTTTTATACCGCAAAGGCTCCAAGATAGCAGAAGAATTAAAGAAATTGGCTTCAGAAGCCCTCCTCAACAAGGATAATTATAATAAATTAGCCAGCTTTTGTAGTGAAGAGCAAATTTCGCCAGGTGGAAGTGCCGACATGTTGGCTGTCACCATGTTTTTCTATGATGTGAAACAAGAAATAGTTTGAAAAATGAATTTTGAAGATACAGATTTTAGATACGAATATTTAGATATAGAAAATCCTTATGATGTAAAGTTGGTCAACAACTTTTTAAAGGATAAGGGTTACGATTATCTTTCGGAAGCTATAGACTCTACAGTGATTCTATATAATTTAAATGATGAATTGATAGGCACTGGTTCTTTTAAAAACCAGACCCTAAAGTATGTGGTTGTGGCTGATAAATTTCGCGAAACCACCGCTTTTCCATTAATCGTATCCTATCTTTCCGATAAGATTTTGGCTAACAATAAACGTTGCTTTGTTTTCACAAAACCTGAAACTGCGGTATTATTCGAAGGCCTAGGGTTTAAAGAAATCACCAGAGCGGAACCACTATTTTCAGTTTTAGAGTTTGGCTACGAATCCATCAAAACCTATCAGAAAAATCTATTAAAACGTAAAGTTGAAACCAAGACTGAGGATGTAGCCACCATTGTGGTCAACTGTAATCCTTTTACTTTAGGTCACCAATATTTAATTGAAAAAGCTGCTGCTGAAAACGAAATAGTATATCTGTTTGTGGTGGAGGAAGACCTATCTGCTTTCCCTTATGAGGCCAGAATAAAAATGATTAAAGAAGGCATTGCACACCTCGATAATGTAGTGATCATAGGAACAGGTCCTTATATTGTTTCTGGTGCCATCTTCCCTAATTATTTCTTGAAATTAGAGTCTTGGAACTTGATTTCGGAGAAGCAAGCCGAAGTAGATGTGAAGATTTTCGCCCAATATATAGTGCCTACTCTAGGTATCAAAAAACGCTATGTGGGAACAGAGCATTATTGCCGAACTACTAGAGCCTATAATGAAGCCATGAAGAAGATACTTCCAAAAGTGGGCTGTGAAGTATTCGAGGTAGATAGAAAAACCATAGGCATGGTCACCGAAGGCGAGAACAAAAACTGTATCAGCGCTTCCAAAGTCCGATTAGCCATGAAAGAAGGCCGCTATAAAGAAATCCAGGACTTTATACCAGAAGTCACCAAGAAATTTCTAGAATCCCCGGAGTCTGCTGAAATTTGGGAAAAGTTGAAGTTTGTGGATTAGGATTTTCAAGTTTCTATTCATTCTCTTTGTGTTTTTCTTATTGTTGAAGATGAAACTGTATTCTAATTCTTTACTTATCAAGATTAGCTAACCATCTATTAGCATATCCTTATGGTAGGATATATCCAGCAGGGTTTTACAAATCAGGCGTTTAATGGAATTATAGTTTAAAACATGATCTGCCATCGGAAAACATTTCCGATGAAGCAGCTTGTCCAAACCAAGAAAACCTTAAGGTTATTAATCTTCCACATCTAAAGCATAGCAAATATCAATACTTTTCTGTATTTCATGACCTGTAACAATGCTCATTTGTTCAATTTTTATGATATATATATATATATATATATATATATCTGATTTACTATCATTTACAAACTTGTATAGTTGTTTAATTTTATTTACTTTTGAATTTATTATATATACTGTAAATGTACTAGTCGCTATTTTATATGGGCAGCAACTGTTATTTACTTAATGATTATAGCGGTTTGATTAGCATTAATGCCATAATTGGCTACAGTAAGGATAGAATAATGGTTTTTATATAGAATCTATAAATAGCACAAAAAAATATGTCATGAGAAAATTTATCCTATTTACATTAATCTTTAGCGGACTTATTGCAAATGCGCAACAAGACGAGCTCATTAATCATCTCTGGTATTTGCAAAAACTCATTATCAATGATGTGGAATATGTGACTCCCATCAACGAAGAAGTAAGTGAGGTGAGTAC includes:
- a CDS encoding triphosphoribosyl-dephospho-CoA synthase, with protein sequence MSKELHKILQAREDRAHKRNAIAATANASVSLSLNIPSYPKHNALCRQVFPWIVDELKIHLLAHRVELGTEEMIIDEAGLLYLVAIEESDDLKLLKNITESFESNHSVSRILDVDVYDEQAKPVSSGKKKPCIICKDSSAVECMREGRHDYEELRAKMFSMLEDYKDQHSALEISEKLSELCSRALLYEVSLSPKPGLVDYYNSGAHKDMNYYSFLNSTAALAPLWKDFALAAWKEDVDLSTALSQIRVLGLKAEQRMFAATRNVNTQKGLIFLLGIAVFSISYLTKMAQELSEQNIRNCIRSICQDMVNTELTASSKKQVSHGEKTFQKYGIKGAGARYEAQEGFPVVFETALPFLESHREKLDFQNKETMGELLSQTLLNIMANTNDSNVLYRKGSKIAEELKKLASEALLNKDNYNKLASFCSEEQISPGGSADMLAVTMFFYDVKQEIV
- the citF gene encoding citrate lyase subunit alpha, producing MNKNSIGREIPKKIEGIGELEPYSGAWTKLKKGWMDELTSPPPNKAKMPHAVKLCETLEEAIKKSNPKDGMTVSFHHHMRNGENILVRSIDILAQMGIKDITLASSSLNESHNSIIKYLEDGTITRIWTSGIRGKLGQAISSGIMDTPITIHSHGGRVRAIHTGKISIDLAIIAASAADEEGNATGSIGKSAFGSLGYAHIDSQYAKQVMVVTDDLVDYPCYPLSIKQIYVDFVVKVDSIGDSSKIASGTTRITKSPMDLRIAKLGADVIEHSGFFNEGFSFQVGAGGASLAVAKFIREKMKRKNLKGSFLLGGVTSYGVDMLNEGLFKTIFDVQSFDAAVSTSLYNNKNHIEISAGYYASPFNCGCVTNKLDIVVLGALEIDLDFNVNVITGANGEVRGASGGHSDTASGAQLTVVVCPSFRGRISTINKRVQTVVTPGETVDVLVTERGICVNPMKPELEENLKKAGLNIKKIEDLQQEVEKIVGKAKEVKYSDKIVGLVEYRDGTIVDVIRQVIED
- the citC gene encoding [citrate (pro-3S)-lyase] ligase; protein product: MNFEDTDFRYEYLDIENPYDVKLVNNFLKDKGYDYLSEAIDSTVILYNLNDELIGTGSFKNQTLKYVVVADKFRETTAFPLIVSYLSDKILANNKRCFVFTKPETAVLFEGLGFKEITRAEPLFSVLEFGYESIKTYQKNLLKRKVETKTEDVATIVVNCNPFTLGHQYLIEKAAAENEIVYLFVVEEDLSAFPYEARIKMIKEGIAHLDNVVIIGTGPYIVSGAIFPNYFLKLESWNLISEKQAEVDVKIFAQYIVPTLGIKKRYVGTEHYCRTTRAYNEAMKKILPKVGCEVFEVDRKTIGMVTEGENKNCISASKVRLAMKEGRYKEIQDFIPEVTKKFLESPESAEIWEKLKFVD